One Desulfovibrio fairfieldensis genomic window carries:
- a CDS encoding AraC family transcriptional regulator: protein MQTDGIAMREEAMREANERLKTTLMRLAPEPGRQSTAVEGLTLTRWNAANMVDTCFYAPSVGLIVQGRKKSVIGREIFRYGELDCLVNGVDMPSESRILGASPEQPLLAVSLVINRALATELASVAASSFDAPGGRCLGVSVARVEPDVHDAFARLVDLLDRPEEAALMAPLLVREVLFRVLAGPQGGDLRRLHTVGSHGHQVAEAIIWLRANYMRPLSVDALAARVAMATSTFHRQFKKVTSLSPLQFQKRLRLYEAQRLMLSRNLDANHAGRAVGYESSSQFSREYSRLFGAPPRRDLVRMLGEPQTTPSSEQSKSP from the coding sequence ATGCAGACAGACGGGATCGCCATGCGGGAAGAGGCCATGCGGGAGGCCAATGAGCGCCTGAAGACGACGCTCATGCGTCTGGCCCCGGAGCCGGGCAGGCAGTCCACGGCCGTGGAGGGCCTGACGCTGACGCGCTGGAACGCGGCGAATATGGTGGATACCTGTTTTTACGCTCCGTCCGTCGGCCTGATCGTGCAGGGCCGCAAGAAGTCCGTGATCGGGCGTGAGATCTTCCGCTACGGAGAGCTGGACTGCCTGGTCAACGGCGTGGACATGCCGAGCGAGAGCCGGATACTCGGGGCCTCGCCGGAGCAGCCGCTGCTGGCCGTCTCGCTGGTGATCAACCGGGCGCTTGCCACGGAACTGGCTTCAGTGGCGGCATCCTCTTTCGATGCTCCGGGCGGCCGCTGTCTCGGCGTGTCCGTGGCCAGGGTCGAGCCCGACGTCCACGACGCCTTTGCGCGCCTGGTCGACTTGCTGGACAGGCCCGAAGAGGCGGCCCTGATGGCCCCGCTGCTGGTGCGGGAGGTCCTCTTCCGCGTGCTGGCCGGGCCGCAGGGCGGGGATCTGCGGCGGCTCCACACGGTCGGTTCCCACGGGCATCAGGTGGCCGAGGCCATAATCTGGCTGCGGGCAAACTACATGCGGCCCCTGTCGGTGGACGCGCTGGCCGCGCGGGTCGCCATGGCCACGTCCACCTTTCACCGCCAGTTTAAAAAGGTGACGTCCCTGAGCCCTCTGCAATTCCAGAAGCGTTTACGGCTCTATGAGGCCCAGCGCCTGATGCTCAGCCGCAATCTGGACGCCAACCACGCGGGCCGTGCCGTGGGCTATGAAAGTTCCTCGCAGTTCAGCCGTGAATACAGCCGTCTGTTCGGCGCGCCGCCGCGCAGGGATTTGGTCAGGATGTTGGGCGAACCCCAGACGACACCCTCATCAGAGCAAAGTAAGAGCCCCTAA
- a CDS encoding flavodoxin family protein, translating to MSKKILILSTSPRKGGNSDGLADAFAEGAREAGHQVEKIVLYDKTIGFCRGCLACQKTQRCVIRDDADAIAQTMRSAEVIVFATPIYFYEMCGQMKTLLDRTNPLFPSDYAFRDIYLLASAADGAESAMDGAVKGLQGWIDCFEKARLKGVVRGVGVTGVGEIQNVPAALKAAYDLGRQA from the coding sequence ATGAGCAAAAAAATTCTGATCCTTTCCACCAGCCCGCGCAAGGGCGGCAATTCCGACGGCCTGGCCGACGCCTTTGCCGAGGGCGCGCGGGAGGCAGGCCATCAGGTGGAAAAAATAGTTCTGTACGACAAAACCATCGGCTTTTGCAGAGGCTGTCTGGCCTGCCAGAAAACACAGCGCTGCGTCATCCGCGACGATGCGGATGCCATTGCGCAAACCATGCGGTCCGCCGAGGTCATCGTCTTTGCCACGCCCATTTACTTTTATGAAATGTGCGGCCAGATGAAGACCCTGCTCGACCGCACGAACCCCCTCTTCCCCTCGGACTACGCCTTCCGGGATATTTATCTGCTGGCCAGTGCGGCGGACGGGGCGGAAAGCGCCATGGACGGCGCGGTCAAGGGTCTGCAGGGCTGGATCGACTGTTTTGAAAAGGCCCGCCTGAAAGGCGTGGTCCGGGGCGTGGGCGTGACCGGTGTTGGTGAAATTCAGAACGTTCCCGCCGCCCTGAAAGCCGCTTACGACCTGGGCAGACAGGCCTGA
- a CDS encoding amidase has protein sequence MISVIKRRDFLRLSAIAAIEAGLFSIGFPRSSLAGAPAKEGLAYLTAVEQIQYFREGALSPVDVLTAQIERINKYNGPLNTSGRELKDYLKFNGQVNAVTYEHFGQAMQAAKEAEKRYKSGSARALEGVTVAVKDENDVRGWRVTMGSVLLQDAPPAGENAAIIDMLLSEGAILHIQTTVPELYIHSQTWSRLWGVTRNPWNLHYAVGGSSGGSGAALAAGFTTLATGSDMGGSIRIPASLCGLYGFKAPFGRVPTSETTFETLGPLARTFDDMVLMQNVITGPHPKVHAALRPKLDYPRTYGGLKGVRIALDYFESWIPEGIDPSVREALADAAAVLRGQGAVVDEVRLGWSYAGQYKTFMHGLLSTGIGAMLLNAGQHRDKLTSYAAHFLKEARNGGPEAMAAADELATRLHRQLQQDVFGKGYRALLMPTLATPYFPADNDPTTDTVMVNGKPVKGMAHVLTYIWNLLSRYPVVDVPVGIAGNNIPIGMQVVGNTFDDLAAFQVASGYSRAGLHLYKGDLFPDYRNKA, from the coding sequence ATGATTTCTGTTATAAAACGGCGCGACTTTCTCCGTTTGAGCGCCATTGCGGCCATTGAAGCCGGGCTTTTCTCCATCGGCTTCCCTCGTTCCTCCCTGGCCGGGGCTCCGGCGAAAGAGGGCCTGGCCTATCTGACGGCTGTGGAACAGATACAATATTTCAGGGAAGGCGCGCTGTCCCCGGTGGACGTGCTCACGGCCCAGATTGAAAGAATAAACAAATATAACGGGCCGTTGAACACCAGCGGCAGGGAATTAAAAGACTATCTGAAATTCAATGGTCAGGTGAATGCCGTTACGTACGAGCATTTCGGCCAGGCCATGCAGGCCGCCAAGGAAGCGGAAAAACGCTATAAATCTGGTTCCGCTCGGGCCCTGGAAGGCGTGACCGTCGCCGTCAAGGACGAAAACGACGTGCGCGGCTGGCGCGTGACCATGGGCTCGGTGCTTCTGCAGGACGCTCCCCCGGCCGGGGAAAACGCCGCCATCATCGACATGCTGCTCTCTGAAGGGGCCATATTGCACATTCAGACCACAGTGCCGGAACTCTATATCCACAGCCAGACATGGTCCCGGCTGTGGGGCGTCACGCGCAATCCCTGGAACCTCCATTACGCGGTGGGCGGCTCCTCCGGCGGGTCCGGGGCGGCCTTGGCGGCCGGATTCACAACTCTCGCCACAGGCTCGGACATGGGGGGCTCGATTCGGATTCCCGCATCGCTTTGCGGGCTCTACGGCTTTAAGGCGCCTTTCGGCCGTGTTCCCACTTCCGAGACCACCTTTGAGACGCTCGGGCCCCTTGCCCGGACCTTTGACGACATGGTGCTGATGCAGAATGTGATCACCGGGCCGCATCCCAAGGTGCATGCCGCCCTGCGGCCGAAACTGGACTATCCGCGCACGTACGGGGGTCTTAAGGGCGTGAGAATCGCGCTTGATTATTTCGAGAGCTGGATACCGGAGGGCATTGATCCTTCGGTCCGGGAAGCGCTGGCGGATGCCGCGGCCGTTCTGCGCGGCCAGGGGGCCGTTGTGGACGAGGTCAGGCTGGGCTGGAGCTACGCGGGCCAGTACAAAACCTTCATGCACGGCCTGCTTTCCACCGGGATCGGCGCCATGCTGCTGAACGCCGGGCAACATCGGGACAAGCTCACCAGCTACGCCGCGCATTTCCTCAAGGAGGCGCGCAACGGCGGCCCGGAGGCCATGGCAGCCGCCGACGAACTTGCGACCCGGCTCCATCGGCAGTTGCAGCAGGATGTTTTCGGCAAGGGGTATCGCGCCCTGCTCATGCCCACTCTGGCAACGCCGTATTTCCCGGCGGACAACGATCCCACCACCGACACGGTGATGGTGAACGGCAAACCCGTCAAAGGAATGGCGCACGTGCTGACGTATATCTGGAACCTGCTCAGCCGCTATCCCGTGGTGGATGTGCCGGTGGGCATTGCCGGGAACAATATTCCCATCGGCATGCAGGTGGTGGGAAACACTTTTGACGACCTCGCCGCGTTCCAGGTGGCTTCCGGCTATTCCCGGGCCGGGCTGCATCTGTACAAAGGCGACCTGTTCCCTGATTACCGAAATAAGGCCTGA
- a CDS encoding ABC transporter substrate-binding protein — protein MKLRNLLGPALAAVLFLAAAPVLQAKELVKVPMGWMNENETFAAWLAHERGWDKEEGLDFEVNYFNSGMDIVNATPSGSWVVAGNGAVPGVWGGLRYDTYVIAIGNDESYTNGVLVRPDSPIAKVKGWNKDFPDVLGSPETVRGKTFLCTTMSSPHMALSSWLKVLGLTDKDVVIKNMDQPQALGAFENGTGDGVALWAPHLYVGEAKGWRLAGNIKNCGQTLPIVIQADKKYADAHPEVITGFLRAYMRGIHMLKNEPAESLVPLYRRFFMDWAGQQYTPEVALKDIKTHPVFNYEEQLRLLDNSKGMSEAQQWQRYLAAFFTQLGRLTPEEYERVKNADYVTDKFMKMVKTPIPPYAK, from the coding sequence ATGAAACTGCGCAATCTTTTGGGTCCGGCCCTCGCGGCCGTGCTTTTCCTGGCCGCCGCGCCCGTGTTGCAGGCCAAGGAATTGGTCAAGGTTCCCATGGGCTGGATGAACGAAAACGAAACCTTCGCCGCCTGGCTGGCCCATGAACGCGGCTGGGACAAGGAAGAAGGCCTGGATTTCGAAGTCAATTATTTCAATTCCGGTATGGACATCGTCAACGCCACGCCCTCCGGTTCCTGGGTGGTGGCGGGCAACGGCGCGGTGCCCGGCGTCTGGGGCGGCCTGCGCTACGACACCTATGTGATCGCCATCGGCAATGACGAATCCTACACCAACGGCGTGCTGGTCCGCCCGGACAGCCCCATCGCCAAGGTCAAGGGCTGGAACAAGGACTTCCCCGACGTATTGGGCAGCCCGGAAACCGTGCGCGGCAAGACCTTCCTCTGCACCACCATGTCCTCGCCGCACATGGCCCTTTCCTCCTGGCTCAAGGTGCTGGGCCTCACGGACAAGGACGTGGTCATCAAGAACATGGATCAGCCCCAGGCCTTGGGCGCGTTTGAAAACGGCACCGGCGACGGCGTGGCCCTCTGGGCGCCGCACCTCTACGTAGGCGAAGCCAAGGGCTGGAGGCTGGCGGGCAACATCAAGAATTGCGGCCAGACCCTGCCCATTGTGATCCAGGCAGACAAAAAGTATGCCGACGCCCATCCGGAAGTCATCACCGGCTTCCTGCGCGCCTATATGCGCGGCATCCATATGCTCAAGAACGAGCCCGCCGAATCCCTGGTGCCCCTGTACCGCCGTTTCTTCATGGACTGGGCGGGCCAGCAGTACACCCCGGAAGTGGCTCTCAAGGACATCAAGACCCACCCGGTCTTCAACTATGAGGAGCAGCTCAGGCTGCTGGACAATTCCAAGGGCATGAGCGAGGCGCAGCAGTGGCAGCGGTACCTGGCCGCCTTCTTTACCCAGTTGGGCCGCCTCACCCCTGAGGAATATGAAAGGGTCAAGAACGCCGACTATGTGACCGACAAGTTTATGAAGATGGTCAAGACGCCCATTCCGCCGTACGCCAAGTAG
- a CDS encoding aldehyde dehydrogenase family protein, whose amino-acid sequence MSDIKIKNFINGEWQEEAGGKRVPLYNPSTGEEIGSVPISGPATAEAAIATAHAAYRPWRNLSIGKRMAYIYKIHDCMVRDLEKLAQAIALDQAKHISEARGEVQRVIEILESAAATPSTIQGDTLDYISTNISAKVVRQPLGVFGGVAPFNFPALVFGWFIPYAIAVGNTFIFKPSTQSPYFMQLICEIFMEIGLPAGVVNVVHGNRDIPGSWYEDPRMAGVCLVGSTPTAKAMAAGCAKGAKRSMLLGGAKNLLLVMEDSNMDVFINNFLNSCYGSAGQRCLAGSIVAAVPEVYEEVLERMIEASKTVKVGDAFDPDVYMGPLISRKAADNVLNYVDIALKHGQGCKLVLDRRRVDLPEKNKNGFFVGPCIIRDVTPCNPLFTTEVFGPLVATIKVADIHDAIELVNSSEYGNGACIFTQNMHYAEVFSRDTDVGMVGVNVGICAPHPYVPFGGIKGSLLGTDKVQGKGGIDFFTQHKVTTTRTYDPKGKAGQAAPVAPRVRSCVAS is encoded by the coding sequence ATGTCGGACATCAAGATCAAAAATTTCATCAACGGCGAATGGCAGGAAGAGGCAGGCGGCAAGCGCGTGCCGCTCTACAACCCCTCCACCGGCGAGGAAATCGGCAGCGTGCCCATTTCCGGCCCGGCCACGGCTGAGGCGGCCATCGCCACGGCCCATGCGGCCTACAGGCCCTGGCGCAATCTCTCCATCGGCAAGCGCATGGCCTATATCTACAAAATCCATGACTGCATGGTGCGGGACCTGGAAAAACTGGCCCAGGCCATTGCTCTGGACCAGGCCAAGCATATTTCCGAAGCGCGCGGCGAAGTGCAGCGGGTGATCGAAATCCTGGAATCCGCCGCGGCCACGCCGTCCACGATCCAGGGCGACACCTTGGATTACATCTCCACCAATATCTCGGCCAAGGTGGTACGCCAGCCCCTGGGCGTGTTCGGCGGGGTGGCTCCCTTCAACTTCCCGGCCCTGGTCTTCGGCTGGTTCATTCCCTACGCCATTGCCGTGGGCAATACCTTCATCTTCAAACCCTCCACCCAGTCGCCCTATTTCATGCAGCTCATCTGCGAGATCTTCATGGAAATCGGGCTGCCCGCGGGCGTGGTCAACGTGGTGCACGGCAACCGCGACATTCCCGGTTCCTGGTATGAGGACCCGCGCATGGCGGGCGTCTGCCTGGTGGGCTCCACGCCCACGGCCAAAGCCATGGCCGCGGGCTGCGCCAAGGGGGCCAAGCGTTCCATGCTGCTGGGCGGGGCCAAGAACCTGCTTCTGGTCATGGAAGACAGCAATATGGACGTCTTCATCAACAACTTCCTCAATTCCTGCTACGGCTCCGCCGGGCAGCGCTGCTTGGCCGGGTCCATCGTGGCCGCCGTGCCGGAAGTTTACGAGGAAGTGCTGGAGCGCATGATCGAGGCCTCCAAGACCGTCAAGGTGGGCGACGCCTTTGACCCCGACGTCTACATGGGGCCGCTGATTTCCCGCAAGGCCGCGGACAATGTGCTCAATTACGTGGATATCGCCCTCAAACACGGCCAGGGCTGCAAGCTGGTTCTGGATCGCCGCCGGGTGGACCTGCCGGAAAAGAACAAGAACGGTTTCTTTGTCGGCCCCTGCATCATCCGCGACGTGACGCCCTGCAACCCCCTGTTCACCACCGAGGTGTTCGGTCCTCTGGTGGCCACCATCAAGGTGGCGGACATTCACGACGCCATCGAGCTGGTCAACAGTTCGGAATACGGCAACGGGGCCTGCATTTTCACCCAGAACATGCATTACGCGGAAGTGTTCAGCCGCGATACGGATGTGGGCATGGTGGGCGTCAACGTGGGCATCTGCGCGCCGCATCCCTATGTGCCCTTCGGCGGCATCAAGGGCTCCCTGCTCGGCACGGACAAGGTGCAGGGCAAGGGCGGCATAGACTTCTTCACCCAGCACAAGGTCACCACGACGCGCACCTATGATCCCAAGGGCAAGGCCGGTCAGGCCGCCCCGGTCGCGCCGCGCGTGCGCTCCTGCGTGGCTTCGTAG
- a CDS encoding helix-turn-helix transcriptional regulator: MEPLEAKSYLAPYDPAARPVVWFNDDFPPDTWSKPHVHPWGELAYTGHGCMVMCTEQGNWLAPPQRAVWVPAGCRHEWYVPCEARDCSLWIDQRVLLGVERFTRCHVMEITPLVRELLLHLTPQPYSYGADARGRLVAVLLDLLLESPEEAQPLAMPSDHRLVELCTALLTTPGVSTSLAQWAERLGMSERNLARLFRRETGTSFRTWRQRQRMQAAYNRLKQGESVTSVALDSGYSSISAFIATFKQAFGRTPGCVFRARGDN, encoded by the coding sequence ATGGAACCACTGGAAGCCAAAAGCTATCTCGCGCCCTATGATCCGGCCGCCAGGCCGGTAGTCTGGTTTAATGACGACTTCCCACCCGATACCTGGAGCAAGCCCCATGTGCATCCCTGGGGCGAGCTGGCCTACACCGGGCACGGCTGCATGGTCATGTGCACGGAGCAGGGCAACTGGCTGGCCCCGCCCCAGCGGGCCGTCTGGGTGCCCGCCGGTTGCCGTCATGAATGGTATGTGCCTTGCGAAGCCAGGGATTGCAGCCTCTGGATCGACCAGCGCGTTCTGCTGGGGGTGGAGCGTTTCACCCGCTGCCACGTGATGGAGATCACGCCCCTGGTGCGCGAATTGCTGCTGCATCTCACGCCGCAGCCCTATTCCTACGGTGCGGATGCCCGGGGCCGTCTGGTGGCCGTGCTGCTGGACCTGCTTCTGGAATCGCCGGAAGAGGCGCAGCCGCTGGCCATGCCCAGCGACCACCGCCTGGTGGAACTGTGCACGGCCCTGCTCACCACGCCCGGCGTGTCCACTTCCCTGGCCCAGTGGGCCGAGCGCCTGGGCATGTCCGAGCGCAATCTGGCCCGGCTTTTCCGCCGGGAGACCGGCACTTCCTTCCGCACCTGGCGGCAGCGCCAGCGCATGCAGGCCGCCTACAACCGTCTGAAACAGGGCGAGAGCGTCACCTCCGTGGCCCTGGACAGCGGCTATTCCTCGATTTCAGCCTTTATCGCCACCTTCAAGCAGGCCTTCGGGCGCACGCCGGGCTGCGTTTTCCGGGCGCGCGGCGACAATTAA